TAAAATTTTGAGATCTAATAAATCCTTTTTTTTTAAAGATTGAGATAAACGAAATAATATATCTTCTTTTTTTTTAGGATGATTTGAAAATTTTTTTTCTACATGTTCTTTAATCAAAAGATCAGGACGATATCTTTTTTTGGAATCCTTATTATCAATTAATAATTCATTAAACTCATTCACGTGCCCTGATGCATTCCAAATGTCATTACGCATTAGTATAGAGGAATCTATTCCTACTATATTTTCATGAAGAATAGTCATTGTTTTCCACCAAAATTCCTTTATATTATTTTTTAATTCAATTCCATACGGACCATAATCATAAACAGCATTTAATCCTCCATAAATTTCACTAGAAGGAAAAATAAAACCATAAACTTTTGCGTGAGAAACTAAAAAATCAAAGAAATGATCATTCCATTCTTTCATGATATAAAGATAAATATCTTTCCAAATCTAATGCAGCCATGCATCCAGTCCCAGCAGAAGTAATAGCTTGCCTATAATTCGGATCCTGTACATCCCCTGCAGCAAATACTCCTGGCTTATTAGTTATAGTGCTTCCTTTTTTAACAATAACATACCCTCTATCATCCAAATCTAATTTATTTTTAAAAATTTCTGTATTGGGAATATGACCTATTGCAATAAACAACCCGCTAATTAGAAGAGTAGTAATTGTTTTTTTTTCATGATTAAATATCTTAATTCCTTCCAAAAAATCATTTCCAATGATTTTTGTGAGATTAGAACAAAATAAGACATTTATATTATTTCTTTTTGAAATATAGGATTGTAATATTTTGGATGCTATCAAATAATTTTTTCTAACTATCAAATATACTTTTTTGCAAATTTTTGATAAATAATTTGCTTCTTCTAAAGCGGTGTCTCCTCCCCCTATCACTGCTACATCTTTTCCTTTGTGAAAAAATCCATCACAAGTAGCACAAAACGAAATTCCTAATCCTATTAATTTTCTTTCTCTATCTATTCCTAAAAACTTAGGACGAGATCCTGTCGCTATAATAACTCCTCTGCTTTTGATACATTCTTTTTCTTTTTCAATAAAAATACGATGTACTCCTCCTTTCTGATTGGATAAAAATACATTTGTTACGGATTGATTTATAATTATAGTATTAAAACGTTCTGCTTGTTTTTTGCAATTTTCCATAAAATCTATTCCATCTATTCCTGCAGGAAATCCAAGATAATTATCAACGATCGTTGTAGTAGTTAATTGTCCTCCTGGCTGAAATCCTACAAATAAAATAGGATTAAGATCTGCTCTTGACGCATAAATAGCAGCAGAATAACCAGCAGGTCCAGATCCAATAATAACACAATCTTGTATTTTTTTTAGCATAAAAATATTTTTTTCTAATAAAAATTTCTTTTTTTGAACTAACTTCTGAAGTTGGTTTTATTATAATTGTCATGCATATTTTCAATCTTTTTATTAAAAAACATTTACATTTAAATCGAATCAAAAACAAAATCTATATATTTTGTTCGATTAGAAAAAAATTTTATTCATTTACTCAGGAGGAAGTCACACGACAATATATAATTTTTTTGTTAAAAAAAGTAAAAAATTACAAAAACTTGAACATATGGATAGAATTTCCTTTACAAATAAACAAACTAAATAAAAGAATAGATATTCTAGTTCAACTGAATGAAAAACCACATATACTTATTGAATGTAAAGCTCCTAAAATCCCTATAAAACAAAAAGCTTTTGACCAAATTTCCATATATAACACTGTAATACAGTCTCCTTTTTTAATGATAAGTAATGGAATAAAAAATTTTATTTTTCAAGTAGATTCGTGTAAAAAAAAGTTTTCCTTCTTAAAAAAGATTCCATAAATTTCTATCCTAAGAACATATGGAAGACATGTAATGAATAAGATCTACTAATTTTGTGGAATAACCAACCTCATTATCATACCAAGAAACTATTTTTAAAAAGTTTTGACTCAACATTATGCTAGAATTAGCATCAAAAATAGAAATTCTATCATCTCCTATAAAATCTGAAGAAACAACAGCTTCTTCCGTATATCCTAGTATTCCTTTTAATGTTGTTTCAGAAGCTTTTTTCATACAGTGTTTAACTTGATCATAATTGGTTCTATTTTTCAAAATAACTGTAAAATCTAGCACAGATACGTCTGGAACAGGAACCCTAAAAGCCATTCCAGTTAATTTTCCATTTAAATTTGGGATAATTTTTCCAACGGCATTAGCCGCTCCCGTTGATGCAGGAATAATATTATTTAATGAAGACCTTCCTCCTCTCCAATCTCTAGAAGAAACAGAATCAACAACTTTTTGAGTAGCAGTGGAAGCATGGATAGTGGTCATTAAGCCCTCTAATACTCCAAAATTATCATTTAACACTTTGACAATTGGAGATAAACAATTCGTCGTACAGGAAGCATTTGATACTATATTTTCATTTGGGTTTATTTTTGTATGATTAACTCCCATTACAAACATAGGAATATCATCTTTAGGAGGAGCTGATAAAATAACTTTTTTAGCTCCTGATTTCAAATGTGCATTAGATAAATCTCTTGTTAAAAAAAGTCCAGTAGATTCAACAACATATTCTACATTTAATTTCCCCCAATTGAGTTTATTAGGGTCCTTTTGATTAGTCACTCTTACTCTCTTTTCATTTATAACTAAATAATTTTCATCTTCTATACGAATATTTCCTTTAAAATAACCATGAACTGAATCATATTTTAATATATAAGCTAAATACTCTATAGAAACTAAATCATTTACACATACTACTTCAATATTTTTTCTATTTAAAGCAGATAATAAAACTAGTTTTCCTATTCTTCCAATCCCATTTATTCCTATTTTAATAGACATATTAAATAATTTTTTGATTTATGTTTGTAAAATTAATTTTTAACTTTCAAAAAAGTCATAAAAGCAGATGATGGAATTTCAACTTTTCCTATTTTTCGCATTTTTTTCTTTCCTTTCTTTTGTTTTTCTATAAGTTTTCTTTTACGAGAAACATCTCCTCCATAACATTTATCAGTTACATTTTTTCTTAAAGCTTTAATAGTTTCTCTTGCTATAATTTTCCCAGATATAGAAACTTGAATAGGAATACTAAATTGATGTTTTGGAATCAAAACAGCTAGTTCTTGACATATTTTTTTTGCCAAAAAGGAAGCTTTATTTTTATGAACCAAAAGAGATAAGGATTCTATTTTTTTATGATTAATCAATACAGTAATTTTTTTTAAATCTGAATTTCTATAACCAATAAAACTATAATCAAAAGAAGCATATCCTCTTGAAATTGTTTTTAATTTATCATAAAAATCAAATACAATTTCGGATAAAGGCATTTCAAATGTAATTTTTATTCTTTCAGATGTCAAATAATTTTGATTTTCAATCATGATTCCACGTTTACCGATACATAAAGATATTATACTTCCTATATAAACATCTTTAGTAAAAATAGAAACTAGAACATAAGGTTCTTCTACTTTTTTAAATTTTTCCATTTCTGGAAAATCTGAAGGATTATTAACTAAAATAACTTGATCATTTTTCATATGAACTTTATAAGAAACATTAGGAATGGTAAGAATTACAGAAATTCCATATTCTCGTTCTAAACGATCTTTAACTACTTCCATATGAAGTAATCCTAAAAAACCACAGTGAAAACCAAACCCTAAAGCAGGAGATGATTCACTACTAAAAGAAAGAGCCGAATCATTTAAATGCAATTTTTCCATAGAAGAATGTAATTCCTCATATTTATCGGAATCAACTGGATAAATACTTGCAAAAACCATAGGTTTAACCTCTTCAAATTTTTCTATAGCTTGAATAGATGGATTATTAGCGTCTGTTATTGTATCTCCTACTTTTACTTCATAAGTATTTTTTATTCCAGAAACAACATATCCAACATCTCCCGTATTAATTCTATTTTTAGAAACACGTTTTAATTTAAGGATTCCTATTTCATAAGCATAATAAACTTTTTTTGTGGACATAAATCGTAATTTCTGTCCTTTTCGAATAGAACCATTCTTGACTCTAAAAAAAGCTTCAACTCCTGTAAATGGATTATATAAAGAATCAAAAATTATAGCTTGCAAAGGGGCTTCTGGATCCCCTTTTGGATAAGGAATGCATGTTATAATCTTTTCCAAGATATTACTAATTCCTAGTCCATTTTTAGCACTGACAGGAATAATGTCTTCCTTTTTACATTGAACTAACTCCATTATTTCTTCCATTACTTTTTCAGAAATAGAATCCGACAAATCAATTTTATTCAAAATTGGAATAATAACAAGATTTTTTTTCAAGGCCAAAGAAAGATTTGATATAGTTTGAGCTTGTACGCTTTTAGTACAATCCACTACAAGTAAAGCTCCTTCACACGCAGCAATAGAACGTGATACTTCATAAGAAAAGTCGACATGACCAGGAGTGTCTATTAAATTCAGAATGTACATTTGATCATTATATTTATATTCCATTTGAACAGCGTGACTTTTAATAGTTATTCCACGTTCTCTCTCCAAATCCATATCATCTAATAACTGATTTCCTTTTCTTTCTGAAACAGTTTTTGTAAACTCTAATAAACGATCTGCCAATGTACTTTTTCCGTGATCTATATGTGCAATAATACAGAAATTGCGAATATGATGCATACATAATAAGAATTAGGTTAATAAACAAATCAAATAACCTTGAAGGGGTTCGAACCCATACCATAGGAATCGGAATCCTATATTCTATCCTAATTAAACTACAAGGTTGACTAAAAATTATTATTGAATAAATTCATCGTTTTTTGTAGTCCATTTGTTACAAAAGAAAATACTATTTTTACTCCTATATCTAATTTAGAAAATAAACAATTTATTTCTTCATTTTTCCAATTTTCTAATACATAATCATCTAACTTTTTATTCAAATGATTTTTTTTAATCCCAAAACGAAGACGTGCATAATGTGATGTTCCTATTTCTTTTTCTATGCTTTTTAATCCATTATGTCCTCCACTACTTCCCTTTCCTCTTAAACGAAAACTCCCGAAATTAAGATAAATATCATCAGATATTATAAGAACATTTTTTAAGAAAATTTTTTCTTTTATCATCCAATATTTAACAGATTGACCACTATGATTAACGAAAGTGGAAGGTTTTAAAAAAAAAATTAATTTTTTTTGAAAACTGAATTCGGAAATGAATCCGAGTTTTTTCTTTGAAAAAGAAAAAAAATGTTTTTTAGCAATTTGATCTAAAATTAAAAATCCAAGATTGTGTTTTGTTTTTTCATATAAAGATCCAGGATTTCCTAATCCAGTTATCAAAAATTTATCCATTTCAAATTTTTTTAAAAATTTTACTGAATAACAATTAATCCATTAACGAAAAATTAATGAAGAACTTTGTATACAGTCATCCCTATATCTGCGGGAGATTTAACTATATGTATTCCATTTTTTTCCATTATATTCATTTTTACTTGTGCTGTTTCTATTTTTTTTTCTATAATAGCACCAGCGTGCCCCATAGTTTTTCCTTTCGGAGCCGTTTGTCCTGCTATAAAACCTACTATAGGCTTTTTATTGTTCAATTTATTCATACATTCTGCTGCTTCAATCTCCAATCTTCCTCCTATTTCTCCAATCATAACAATACATTCAGTTTCTTTATCCTCTAAAAAAAGTTTCATAATATCTTTGATATTCATTCCAACAATAGTATCTCCTCCTATTCCAATAGCTGTAGAAATTCCATAACCCAATTTTACAATTTGATCAGCAGCTTCATAAGTAAGAGTCCCTGATCTAGAAATTATTCCTATTCTTCCTTTTTTTCTAAAAACTGAATTAGGCATAATCCCTACTTTAGATTCTTCTGGAGAAATAATTCCAGGACAATTTGGACCAATTAAACAAGACTTTTTTTCTTTTAAGAAATGTTTGACTTTAATCATATCTGAAACAGGAATTCCTTCTGTAATACAAACAATTAATTCAACATTCGCAGAAATAGATTCAAAAATAGCATCTGAAGCAAAAGAATGAGGAACAAAAATAACACTGACATTGCCTCCTGTATTTTTTATTGCTTCTTCAACAGTATTAAAAATAGGAACTCCTAAATAAACCTTTCCTCCTTTTCCTGGAGTAATCCCTCCTACTATAGAGGTCCCATAATTCATCATTTGTTCAGTATGAAATAACCCCTCTTTTCCAGTTAATCCTTGCACAAGAACTTTAATGTTTTTATCTATCAAAATACTCATAATCTTTTCTAATTTATGAAAAATTTTTACTTTATAATTTTTTTTATAAGATAATTGATCTTAACAAGTTCTTATTATATAAGAGACCAATAATTTAGTTTCTGTTTTTAAAAAAGAAATTTTATTGGTGTTATTAACAGAATCCCTTTTTTTACAATTTCTAGTTTTAAATGAAAAAAATTATTTGTTCAAGTTAAAATTTTTGTCAAGATTCATAGTAATTTTTAACTACTTTTGCCATAACTTCTGCTTCTATCACGAGTTTTTTATTTACGTAACCTTTTCCTTTCATATAAACTATTCCTCTTTTCATAGGTTCCAATAAATCAACTTTAAAAATAATTATATCTCCAGGGACTATTTTATGTTTAAATTTAACTTTATCTATTTTTAAAAAATAAGTAGAATACAATTCAGGATTGTTTAATTTATTTAACACAAGTATTCCTCCTACTTGTGCTATAGCTTCTACTTGCAAAACCCCAGGCATTATCGGTTCTTTTGGAAAATGACCTATGAAAAACGATTCATTCATAGTTACATTTTTAACTCCTGTCACGCTATTTTCCGTTAAATCTATGATTTTATCTACCATAAGGAATGGAGGTTTATGAGGCAATATTTTCATGATTTTTTTTATATCTAAGATAGGATCCTTTGATAAATTAAATTTAGGAAGATCATTCTTTTTAAAAATTTTAACTTTTTTAATTAATTTCTTTAAAAATTGCATAATAACATAATTATCAGGTTTATAAAAAATTAATCTTCCTTTTAATTTAGCTCCTGTTAAAGTTAAAAAACCTATAATATCTAAAAGAAGATGTTTAGCTATTTCATTAGATTCTTGATAGGAAAATGAACAAAAAGAAGATATAGCTTCTTCTTTCATTTTAAGTTGATTAATTGAAAATAAATTATTCAATTTTATAGATTTTTTAGTTCTTCTTTCCCGAAGAATACAAAAAGTTTTTGAACTAGCTATTTTATGTTTAAATTGATTCAGATGTTTTAAAACCGCAATTTGTCCAAATTGAGAATCAAAATCTATTATGGTTATGATTTCAAATTTTTTATCGGGAAAAGCTATGATTTCTGCTCCTGTTTTTATATTTTCATAAGAAATAATTTCTTTTATCGAATAATATTCTCTGCTTGCATTTTGTTCTATTACTCCAACTTTTTCAATTGCTTTTACAAATTCTTTTGAAGAACCATCCATAATAGGAATTTCTATGTTATCTAATTCTATAATAACATTATCTAAATCCATTCCTGTAAGAGCTGCAAGAACATGTTCAATCGTATAAATCTTAAATCCATTCTTTTCCAAAATAAGACCTT
This genomic window from Blattabacterium cuenoti contains:
- the pth gene encoding aminoacyl-tRNA hydrolase — its product is MDKFLITGLGNPGSLYEKTKHNLGFLILDQIAKKHFFSFSKKKLGFISEFSFQKKLIFFLKPSTFVNHSGQSVKYWMIKEKIFLKNVLIISDDIYLNFGSFRLRGKGSSGGHNGLKSIEKEIGTSHYARLRFGIKKNHLNKKLDDYVLENWKNEEINCLFSKLDIGVKIVFSFVTNGLQKTMNLFNNNF
- the sucD gene encoding succinate--CoA ligase subunit alpha; the encoded protein is MSILIDKNIKVLVQGLTGKEGLFHTEQMMNYGTSIVGGITPGKGGKVYLGVPIFNTVEEAIKNTGGNVSVIFVPHSFASDAIFESISANVELIVCITEGIPVSDMIKVKHFLKEKKSCLIGPNCPGIISPEESKVGIMPNSVFRKKGRIGIISRSGTLTYEAADQIVKLGYGISTAIGIGGDTIVGMNIKDIMKLFLEDKETECIVMIGEIGGRLEIEAAECMNKLNNKKPIVGFIAGQTAPKGKTMGHAGAIIEKKIETAQVKMNIMEKNGIHIVKSPADIGMTVYKVLH
- the fabZ gene encoding 3-hydroxyacyl-ACP dehydratase FabZ encodes the protein MFEKQKTIAEKISLQGFGLYTDKKVTITFKPAPEQTGFIFIRTDVKEKPCIKAHFSFLLKEKIDQGLILEKNGFKIYTIEHVLAALTGMDLDNVIIELDNIEIPIMDGSSKEFVKAIEKVGVIEQNASREYYSIKEIISYENIKTGAEIIAFPDKKFEIITIIDFDSQFGQIAVLKHLNQFKHKIASSKTFCILRERRTKKSIKLNNLFSINQLKMKEEAISSFCSFSYQESNEIAKHLLLDIIGFLTLTGAKLKGRLIFYKPDNYVIMQFLKKLIKKVKIFKKNDLPKFNLSKDPILDIKKIMKILPHKPPFLMVDKIIDLTENSVTGVKNVTMNESFFIGHFPKEPIMPGVLQVEAIAQVGGILVLNKLNNPELYSTYFLKIDKVKFKHKIVPGDIIIFKVDLLEPMKRGIVYMKGKGYVNKKLVIEAEVMAKVVKNYYES
- a CDS encoding type I restriction enzyme HsdR N-terminal domain-containing protein; this translates as MHIFNLFIKKHLHLNRIKNKIYIFCSIRKKFYSFTQEEVTRQYIIFLLKKVKNYKNLNIWIEFPLQINKLNKRIDILVQLNEKPHILIECKAPKIPIKQKAFDQISIYNTVIQSPFLMISNGIKNFIFQVDSCKKKFSFLKKIP
- the gap gene encoding type I glyceraldehyde-3-phosphate dehydrogenase; this translates as MSIKIGINGIGRIGKLVLLSALNRKNIEVVCVNDLVSIEYLAYILKYDSVHGYFKGNIRIEDENYLVINEKRVRVTNQKDPNKLNWGKLNVEYVVESTGLFLTRDLSNAHLKSGAKKVILSAPPKDDIPMFVMGVNHTKINPNENIVSNASCTTNCLSPIVKVLNDNFGVLEGLMTTIHASTATQKVVDSVSSRDWRGGRSSLNNIIPASTGAANAVGKIIPNLNGKLTGMAFRVPVPDVSVLDFTVILKNRTNYDQVKHCMKKASETTLKGILGYTEEAVVSSDFIGDDRISIFDANSSIMLSQNFLKIVSWYDNEVGYSTKLVDLIHYMSSICS
- the trxB gene encoding thioredoxin-disulfide reductase, which codes for MLKKIQDCVIIGSGPAGYSAAIYASRADLNPILFVGFQPGGQLTTTTIVDNYLGFPAGIDGIDFMENCKKQAERFNTIIINQSVTNVFLSNQKGGVHRIFIEKEKECIKSRGVIIATGSRPKFLGIDRERKLIGLGISFCATCDGFFHKGKDVAVIGGGDTALEEANYLSKICKKVYLIVRKNYLIASKILQSYISKRNNINVLFCSNLTKIIGNDFLEGIKIFNHEKKTITTLLISGLFIAIGHIPNTEIFKNKLDLDDRGYVIVKKGSTITNKPGVFAAGDVQDPNYRQAITSAGTGCMAALDLERYLSLYHERME
- the lepA gene encoding translation elongation factor 4 gives rise to the protein MHHIRNFCIIAHIDHGKSTLADRLLEFTKTVSERKGNQLLDDMDLERERGITIKSHAVQMEYKYNDQMYILNLIDTPGHVDFSYEVSRSIAACEGALLVVDCTKSVQAQTISNLSLALKKNLVIIPILNKIDLSDSISEKVMEEIMELVQCKKEDIIPVSAKNGLGISNILEKIITCIPYPKGDPEAPLQAIIFDSLYNPFTGVEAFFRVKNGSIRKGQKLRFMSTKKVYYAYEIGILKLKRVSKNRINTGDVGYVVSGIKNTYEVKVGDTITDANNPSIQAIEKFEEVKPMVFASIYPVDSDKYEELHSSMEKLHLNDSALSFSSESSPALGFGFHCGFLGLLHMEVVKDRLEREYGISVILTIPNVSYKVHMKNDQVILVNNPSDFPEMEKFKKVEEPYVLVSIFTKDVYIGSIISLCIGKRGIMIENQNYLTSERIKITFEMPLSEIVFDFYDKLKTISRGYASFDYSFIGYRNSDLKKITVLINHKKIESLSLLVHKNKASFLAKKICQELAVLIPKHQFSIPIQVSISGKIIARETIKALRKNVTDKCYGGDVSRKRKLIEKQKKGKKKMRKIGKVEIPSSAFMTFLKVKN